ATGAAGAATGATATTCCAAATCCAGATCTTGGTACACAGGTAGTAATAGCTGCTACCATGCCGGCAACTTATTACCAGACGCAGATCTCACTGGATTCTTCCTATGTCAATACAAACGATAACAGCGCTTCGCTGTATTTTTCGGCCAATGGCCAGGACAGCAAAAGTTCCAGTTCCATCGTTCCATTGTGGCTGGGCAGCATTCCGAAAAATGGCAAAACGGTGATAAAGCTCTATAACGGCGGACAGCTGGTGAGTGAAGTGAAAGAAAAAGAGTAGCCTATTCCATAAATGTATGGCCGGAAACCTTGCCTGACCTGTAGTTAAAAAGATCTTCCAGCTGTTTCTTTACAAATACCTGATGGGCCAGTGTTCCCAATATGCCCAGTGGCATCCTGTAGTGCACCAGGTCTGTCATTCGTACACCTCCTGCCACTACTTCAAAGTGATGTTCGTGATGCCACATACTGTAAGGGCCTGTGCGTTGTTCATCCACAAAATATTGCTGTGGGTGGACATGCGTTATCTCTGTGACCCATGTCAGCGGGATTCCTGCTACAGGGCTCACTTTATAGGTAATGATTTGTCCTGCGTAAATCTGTCCCTGGTGGGGAGGAGAAGTAACACGGAAATTCATATACGCTGGTGTCAGGTCGATCAGGTTTGCCGGAGAAGAAAAATAATTCCATACCGCTTGCAGAGAAGCGGGAATTACCTGTATCCGTTGGAGAGAATAAATTCTTGACATAAGGTATCGATCAAGTAGTCACTGCAAGATCGTACAACTTAATGTATTTTCGTACTTTATATATGGAGATGGGGCCAGCGCACCATCAAATAACTATTTGAATTACAGAGTCTTATATTTTTACTTATAGCTGACTGGGGAGGTAGCTTAAATATAGTAGCCGCTTTCCGGGCATTTCGTAAGTTTGCCAAATATTTTTAATTCATGATTCGACATTTCCGGAACTGGGCCTTCTGGCTGATATTTATAACAGTAGCTGTATTATCATTTTCACGTTGCGCCAATATAGTGCCACCGGGGGGTGGTCCTAAGGATACATTGCCACCGGTATTATTACAGGCGAGGCCACAGGATTCGTCGCTGCACTTTACCGGGCAGAAGATCTCCTTTGTTTTTGATGAATATGTGGAGCTGGATAACATCAATGATAAACTGATCGTATCCCCTACCCTTAAGCGTCAGCCGGTAGCAACCGCCAAGCTGCATACCGTGACCGTTACCTTCAAGGATACACTGAAACCTAACACCACCTATACTTTCAACTTTGCAGATGGTGTGCGCGACATCAACGAACGTAACGCCATCCCTGATTTTCAGTATGTATTTTCTACCGGTAATTACCTGGATAGTCTGCAGGTAACCGGTCGTATCATTGATGCTGAAAGCGGCAAACTGGATAGTAACATTGCTGTAATGCTGTATCCTTATCCGTCTGAAGACTCCATCGTGTCGAAGGAAAAGCCTTTGTACTACGCTAAAAGCAAGGGAGATGGCTCTTATCGTTTTAAGAACCTGGCGCCGGGCACCTATAAAGTTTTTGCGCTCAAGGAAGAAGACAAAGACCTCTTATATACCTCTTCTTCTGAGCTGATCGCCTTTCTGGACAAGCCAATCGTGCTGGAAGAGAAGAATATATCGGATGTGAACATGCTGTTGTTTATGGAAAACGACAGTACTGTTAAAAAGCCTTCTGAATTTGGTACAGATTCTCTTGATCAGGCGGAGAAGGTAGAAGAAACGGCGAAAGAGAGAGAAGAGAGAATAAAGAAATTACCCAAACTGACCGCACAGCCGAAGCTGGAGAATAATAAGCAGGAATTGCCACTGCCTTTACTGCTGACTTTCACCATGCCGCTAAAGTATGTGGACAGCAACCGTATACAGCTGCTGGAAGACTCGGTATTTTCGCCGGTAACTTTCCATGCTTCGCTGGACACCACTACCAAAAAGGATCTTTCTTTCTACTATAAGTGGAAAGAGAATACCCCTTACCGGCTGATCATTCCTAAAGAAGCGGTCAAGGATACGCTTGGACAGGCCCTTGTCAAGAATGACACCGTTAACTTTGTGTCCAAGAAGCTGGTAGATTATAGCATTTTCAAGGCAGACCTGATTATTACGGATAGTACCAGGGAGGCGATTGATGATAGCACGATGCATTATGTGGTGCAACTCGTTCAGGATAAGACGATTAAGTATTCAGGCACCACCGTAAATGGTAAATGGACCCAGGAGCTTATCACACCGGGAGAATATGAAGTACGCATACTTTTAGACAGGAATGGTAATGGTAAATGGGACCGCGGGAGCTATTATACCGAGCCCAAGCGTCAACCGGAGCGCGTGATTCTGCTTCCTGACAAATACAACCTGAAAGCGGGCTGGAACAACTTAAAAACACTGAAAATTTAGGCGTACAGGATTGCCTACCTTTGTAACATGGTATTTTCTTCTGCACTGATAGAAAACGCGGTAAATGAATTTTCCCGGCTTCCCGGTATCGGGAAGAAGACCGCACTGCGCCTGGTATTGCACCTGCTGAAACAGGAGCCGGCCCAGGTACAGCAGTTTAGTGATGTAATTGCAAGAATGCGTGAGCAGATTAAATTCTGTAAAGATTGCCATAATGTTTCCGACGAAGAGATTTGCAGCATTTGTGGCAGTCATACCCGGAACAGGCAGGTCGTTTGTGTGGTAGAGAGCATCCGGGATGTGATGGCGATCGAGAACACCCAACAGTATAATGGCCTGTACCATGTATTGGGCGGCATTATCTCTCCATTGGATGGTGTTGGGCCAGACCAGCTGAATATACATTCGCTGGTAGAGCGGGTAAAGCAGAAAGGGGTTACAGAAGTGATTATGGCCCTGAATCCTACTATTGAAGGAGATACTACCATTTATTATCTCTCCAAAAAGCTGAAGGAATCGCCGGTAAAGATCACTACTATTGCGCGTGGTATTGCTTTTGGGGGAGAGTTGGAGTATGCCGATGAGATGACATTGGCCAGGTCTATTTCCAACAGGTTACCGTTGGAAAGCTATGTACAGCAACGATAACAAGTTTTTTTATAGTTAAAAAGCCGGTCTCTACTGAGTAGAGGCCGGCTTTTTAGTTTAGGGTATAACACAAAAAAATACGGGTACTGAATAGTACCCGTCTTCGTTTAACCTGTAATTCCACGTTATGAAAATTTTATCGGGATTGCTATTGCTCTCCTTCAATGATGTTATGGTTGGTCGTTGATTTTTCTTTTTCCTTTAGCTCTTTCCAGCGCTGCATTTCAACCTTATTCAGGAAACAGATTTTAAATACCTCCTGACTACCTGATTCCTGATCTGGTACTGGCTGAAGCCCCAACCTTGCCAGGTGTTCACGGAGGGTATGGATATGCTGAGATATCGACATGACTGGTTAAATTTTGTTGTAAAGATGTAATAAGATAATAGCGTTAATGAATGACAGATAATATCAGAGGCAGATACATCGGGATGCCGGGTTACAGCAAATACCGGGCTGGTGGGGAGCCGAGGCCGATTGTTGCATTGTCTTTAAATATTCTGATTGCATGTGCTTTATTATTACCCTACAAATATAGTAGACTTTATAGACTTCTTCCAAAATTTTTTATAACATATAAACAAAATCTATTTCACAGACCCATAATATCACCACTGACTAATAACCACAGTGTCCTTAAAAGGGCTATAAATACTAGGGAATATTGTATATTTGCAAGGATATACAGGGTGGATTTGTTTATTGTTCGACCCTGGTTTAAACCGAAACTAATAAACGCCTTTACAGACATGAAATCTTTACAAGACTGTGCAAATGAGCGCGTGCTCATCATCGATGGTGCCATGGGTACCATGATTCAACGATACAAGCTTACAGAAGCTGATTACAGAGGCACTCGTTTTGCGGATTACCCAAGCGACCTCAAAGGAAACAATGACCTCCTCAACCTCACGCAGCCACAGATTATAGAAGCTATTCACAAAGAGTACCTGGAAGCTGGTGCCGATATTATCGAAACCAACTCCTTCAGTTGTACTTCTATTGCAATGGCCGATTATGATATGCAGGAATTAGCATTTGAGCTCAACATCGCTGCTGCCAGCATTGCTAAAAGGGCGGCGGTGGAGTATACCGCTAAAAACCCTGACAAGCCGCGTTTTGTGGCTGGTGCTATCGGGCCGTTGAATAAAACGTTGTCCTTATCTCCGGACGTTAACAACCCCGGGTATCGTTCGGTCACCTTCGACGAAGTGGCAGCTGCCTACCAGGAGCAGATCCATGGCCTTGTGGAAGGTGGTGTGGACATCCTCCTGATTGAGACCATCTTCGATACATTAAACTGTAAAGCTGCGATCTACGCCATCAAAAAATACTTCCGTGAATCAGGTAAGCCACCATTACCTATCATGATTTCCGGTACGATTACAGATGCCTCCGGCCGTACCCTGAGTGGCCAGACGCTGGAAGCATTCTATATCTCGGTAATGCATGCCAATCCGTTTTCTATTGGGTTGAACTGTGCATTGGGCGGACAACAGATGCGTCCTTATGTAGAAGAGCTGTCCAACATCGCCAGCTGCTACGTAAGCTGCTATCCGAATGCCGGCTTACCAAATGCCTTTGGGGAATATGATGAGGAGCCGGAAGATACCGCCTGCATTATTGAAGACTTTGCAAGCTCCGGTTTCGTAAATATAGTTGGTGGATGCTGCGGTACTACCCCAGACCATATCCGACACATTGCAGAACATGTGAAAAATATTCCACCACGTCTTAAACCTGTACAGACAACCACTCTGGCATAGTTTATCATTTTATTCCGACTTACAGCAACAATGAGCGTATCTACAATAAATAATGAAGCGGCATCTGCGGCAGCTGAGCGTGAACAAAGAATTATTCCGCCCTATATGAGGCTGAGTGGTCTTGAACCGCTGGTTATCCGCCCGGAAGCCAACTTTATCAACGTCGGCGAACGTACCAACGTTACCGGTTCCAAAAAATTTGCCCGCCTTGTTCGTGAAGGCCTGTATGAAGAAGCACTTTCAGTAGCGCGTCAGCAGGTAGAAAACGGCGCCCAGATCCTGGACGTAAACATGGACGACGCCCTCCTCGACGGTGAAAAGGCAATGACCACCTATCTGAACCTCCTGGCAGCAGAACCGGATATTTCCCGTATCCCTATCATGATCGACTCCAGTAAGTTCAGCGTAATTGAAGCAGGTCTGAAATGCGTACAGGGTAAATGTATCGTAAACTCCATCTCCCTTAAAGAAGGGGAAGAGAAGTTTATCGAACATGCACAAACCTGTAAGGCATTCGGTGCTGCTGTGGTGGTAATGGCATTCGACGAAAACGGCCAGGCAGATACCCTGGAAAAACGTGTTGAATTCAGTTACCGCGCCTACAAAATCCTTACTGAACAGGTAGGATTCGACCCACAGGATATTATATTCGATCTCAACATCTTCGCTATCGCCACCGGTATCGAAGAACATAATAACTACGCGGTAGAATTCATTGAAGCTACCCGTCGTGTGAAAGAACTGATGCCACTCACCAAAGTAAGTGGTGGTGTAAGTAACGTGTCTTTCTCTTTCAGAGGTAATGAAGCTGTGCGTGAAGCCATGCACTCCGTATTCCTGTACTATGCCATCAAAGCAGGTATGGATATGGGTATCGTTAACGCAGGTCAGTTACAGATCTATGATGACATAGAACCACAGCTGAGAGAACTTTGTGAGGATGCCATCCTGAATCGCCGGGATGATGCAACGGAAAGACTGGTCGCTTTTGCAGATACCGTAAAGGCTAAAGGCAAGGTCATTGAAAAAGATGAAACCTGGAGATTAGGCACAGTAGAAGAACGACTGAGCCACTCTCTTGTGAACGGTATCACTGATTATATCGAGGCTGATACAGAAGAAGCCCGCCAGAAATACCCTCGCCCGCTGGACGTTATTGAAGGTCCGTTAATGGATGGCATGAACGTCGTGGGTGACCTCTTCGGCAGTGGTAAAATGTTCCTGCCGCAGGTAGTAAAGAGTGCCCGTGTGATGAAAAAATCCGTAGCCGTTCTTACGCCGTTCATCGAAGAAGAAAAGCTGAGAATGCAGGCGGAGTTTGGCGGAGAAATAAAATCTGCCGGTAAAATATTACTCGCTACCGTTAAGGGAGATGTACACGATATCGGTAAAAATATCGTGGGTGTGGTATTAGCTTGTAATGGCTACGAAATCATCGATATGGGTGTTATGGTGCCAGCAGAAAAGATTCTGCAGACAGCTAAACAGGAAAAGGTGGACATTATCGGCCTTAGCGGGCTGATTACGCCTAGTTTGGATGAAATGGTACACGTAGCCCGCGAAATGAAAAGGCAGCAATTTGAGGTACCGCTGATCATCGGTGGCGCTACTACATCCCGTACCCATACCGCCGTGAAAATTGCGCCGGAGTATGAACATGGCGTAGTACACGTACTGGATGCCTCCCGTAGCGTGACGGTTACCGGTAGTCTGCTCAACAAAGCCCTGAAGAAGAACTTCCTCAGCACCATCAATACAGAATACAACAAACTCAATGAATCTTTCCGGAATAAAAAACCGGTAAAGCAATATCTGCCCTTCGAAACAGCGCAGCAAAACAAGACAGCTATTGACTGGAATGGCTTCTCCCCTGTTAAACCTAAGTTTACCGGTATAAAGAAGTTTGAAAATTATGATCTGGGAGAGATAGCCGCGTATATAGACTGGCAGCCATTCTTCATCTCCTGGGAACTGCATGGTAAATTCCCTGCAATCCTGACGGATGAAGTAGTGGGAGAACAGGCTACGCATCTGTATCACGATGCACAGGCCATGCTGAAAAGGATCATCGAGGAGAAATGGTTGGACGCCAATGCGGTTATCGGGATTTTCCCGGCAAACGCAGTAGCAGCCGATACTATTCGCGTAACTCCTGAACAATCCGGCAGCGAACCTGTTAATCTTGAATTCCTGCGCCAGCAGATCAAGAAGGCGCCGGGGCAGCCAAACCTTTCCCTGGCCGACTTTATCGCGCCACAGGAAACCGGTAAACAGGATTATATCGGCGGCTTCGCTGTAACGGCAGGCGCGGGTATAGAAAAATGGCTGGATAAGTTCAAAGAAGAGCTGGACGACTACAGCAGCATTATGCTGAAGGCGCTGGCAGACAGGCTTGCAGAGGCCTTTACAGAGCTGATGCACGAAAGAGTGCGTAAGGAGTTCTGGGGATATGCAAGCGAAGAACATCTTTCCAACGAACAGCTGATACAAGAGGCATATATGGGTATTCGCCCGGCGCCAGGCTATCCTGCCTGTCCGGAGCACACAGAGAAGTACAAACTTTTCGACCTGTTAAATGCCACAGAAAATACCGGTATTACACTCACAGAATCACTGGCGATGTATCCGGCTTCCAGCGTTAGCGGATGGTATTTTGCCAACCCTGAAGCGAAATATTTTGGTTTAGGTAAGATAGAGAAAGACCAGGTTAACAACTATGCCGCCCGTAAAGGCTGGACGATAGAAGAAGCAGAGAAATGGCTTCGTCCTAACCTGGAATATGATATGTAAAAGATTAGCACATCATGCGAATTGTTTCCTATAATGTGAATGGGCTGAGATCAGCCATGACTAAAGGTTTCACCGAGTGGCTGGCCGACAATCCTGCTGACATTATCTGTTTGCAGGAGATCAAGGCCAATAAGGATAATGTTGACTTCCGTAAGTTCGACGAATTAGGCTACGATCACTACTGGTTTAGTGCCCAGAAAAAGGGTTACAGCGGAGTGGCCGTACTGACGAAATTCAAGCCGGATAACGTTGTATATGGCAATGGCAACTCACAAAGTGATGCCGAAGGTCGTTTTATCAGGCTGGATTTCGGGGACCTGACACTCATCAACACCTATATTCCTTCCGGAACCAGCGGTGATGAGCGTCAGACGTATAAATATCAGTGGCTGGAAGAGTTTTTCAGTTACCTGAGCGAATTACGTAAAACCCGCCCTAATCTTATTGTTTGCGGCGATTATAACATTTGCCATAAACCTATAGATATTCATGATCCCGTAAGTAACAAGAATTCCACCGGTTTCCTTCCTGAAGAAAGGGCCTGGATGGACAAGTTATTTGCCAGCGGCTTCGTGGATACCTTCCGTCATTTCAATCCGGACCCGCATCAGTACAGCTGGTGGAGCTTCCGGGCGAATGCGCGGAACAATAACAAGGGTTGGCGTATCGATTATATCAACGTAACATCTCCCCTGAAAGAAAGGCTGAAACATGCCGCCATCTACCAGGACGTTAAACACTCAGATCATTGTCCGGTATACCTGGAACTGGCCAGCAATGCCTGATTACAGTATACCTATATAGTTAGCAGCATACATGATCATTTATAATATTACAGTAAAAGTAGCCACCAGCATACATCCCGAGTGGATGCACTGGATGCGTAACGAGCAGATTCCGGCCATGTTGCAGACAGGTCTTTTCCATGACTACCGCATGTGCCGGCTATTAGAGCAGGATGATAGTGAAGGCCCGACATATGCCATTCAGTACTTCACAGATACCATGGAGAACTATAATACCTTTATGGCAGAGTATTCCGGCGGATTAAGACAACGGGGTTATGACCTCTTTGGCGACCAGTTTATTGCCTTTGGAACGGTGATGAAGAGCGTCTGAAACATCATAAAATTGTAAACTTATCCACAGGAAATCCACTGTTTTCAGGGGGTCGGGAGTTAGGTACGAAAGTTGCGAAAAGTGCTGAACAATGCTAAAAAACCATTGAAACAAGCTACAGCACGGCGTTTCAAAAGATTACACATTTTTGCGTGACCAAATCGGGGAAAGCAGCAATCTGCTGTAACCGTTACCTGTAGCGTTTTTCAGCCGATAAAAAAATGTATAAAAAAGTTGCAAAAAATTTGGTAATCTGATAAAACGCGCTATATTTGCTCACATCAAACATTTCTTCACTAGTTAAATCTTACTAACTATGAACAAAGCCGAATTAATCGACAAAATTGCCAAAGATGCTGGCGTTACAAAAACCCAGGCTAACGATGCTTTAGACTCTTTCACCAAAGCTGTTGCTGATACCCTGAAAAAAGGTGGTAAAGTAACTTTGGTTGGTTTTGGTACTTTCTCCGTATCTAAACGTGCTGCACGTAACGGTAGAAACCCACAGACCGGTCAGATCATCAAGATCAAAGCTAAGAAAGTTGCTAAATTCAAAGCTGGTAAAGCTCTGTCTGACAAGCTCTAATCAGTTAGCACAACTTATTCAAGCAAGGAACAATTATGTTTCTTGCTTTTTTTTTATATCAAACCGCCAGTAGTGTAGAATTTCAGCGATTTGAATTAATTTGCGGCTGTTATAACATCATATTAAAAAACAAACTACAAATCATTTGTTATGGGTAGAGGAGATGTAAAAACCAAAAGAGGTAAGATCTTCAATTCTTCTTTCGGTAAAGCAAGACCAGCAAGAACTAAAAAAACTGCTGCTCCAAAAGCAGAAAAGAAAGCTTAGTTTTCTCGCAGAGATACAAAATTAAAGGCGCAAATCATCTTCACGATATTTTGCGCCTTTGTTGTGTTTAATATGCTTTATCAGGGAGCCAGCCGCTCTATCAGCCAGCTGCTATCCGGCTCCAGTACGTATAATATCCGGTCGTGCAAACGGCTGCTTCTACCCTGCCAGAATTCTATCTTAGAAGGCTTCACCACATAACCACCCCAGTAATCGGGTCTTTCAGGCTCACGATTGGCAAAAGTTTCTTCCACCTTGGCAACTGCCTGTTCCAGGAATCCACGGTTTGCAATCACCTTACTTTGCGGAGAAGCAATAGCACCTATTTTACTGCCATGCGGGCGGCTATTGTAATATGCATCACTTGTCGCCTTATCTGCCTTGCTCACGATGCCTGTGATCCGCACCTGACGCTCCAGTTCTTTCCAGAAAAACAGCAGGCATACATGGTGATTCAAGGCAAGCTCCTGTCCTTTCTGGCTTTCATAATTCGTAAAAAAAAGGAACCCATCTTCATCGAAACTTTTTAACAATACAATCCTTGCAGATGGAAGTCCATCCGGGGTGCTGGTAGCCAGTGTCATGGCATTGGGTTCATCCAGCTCACCGCTGGTCGCCTCTTTCCACCATTTTCCAAACTGCTCCAGGGGATGTTTTGCTACATCTTTTTCATCCAGGGAAGCCATGATATAGTCTTTACGCAGGTCCGCTATTTTCTGATTTAACATGGTCATGGGTTTTAACTAATAACAAAGGTATGGAAGGATAATAGTAATTTTGGCCGACCTGATATAAATCATCTATGAAAAGAATATCCTTATTGCTATTGCTGGCAGGAATCGTACTCTTCTCCTGTAAACAGAAGCCAGGCAGTTCGCAGCAGGACGAAAATGCCGGCATTATTCCCTTAGTCAGTGCTCCCTATTTCTATACATTGCTGAAAGGCACTATGGGCGATAAGCCTGTTACCATGCAATTATTAAAGACCACACCAAGTGTGTACCGTGGCTACTATTCATTTGATACTTCCGGTCAGCCTATCACCATCTGGGGAACAGGAGATTCAGGGTATATCAAGTTATATGAGGAGAATATAGATCCGGAGAACGAGCGGTTTTTCAGTGGTATGCTCGACGATTCCGGGCACCTCACCGGTGTGTGGCATGGCAATGGCACCTCCTATCATTTCAATTTCCACACAGATTTTAAAGATGCCGTACCGCTGGTTGTATACTACGCAACGGACTCTGCCTATATGATTCCAGGGAATACTAAATCTCCATTGGGACTGGCTTCCACCAGTATTTTATGGCCGGCAAAAGACATACAGCCTGAACTTTCTGCCTTTTTGAAACAGGTCATTACGGGCAGCAATATCCAGGACCCGAAGCAATTCATGAAGCGGACGATCGATTCTTTCATCACCAGTTATTCCACTGCTGGCGGCACTGTAGATACGGCAGAGTTACTGGACCCTTCCAGTGCAGGTTCGTGGACCTGGACCACCGAAAATGATATGAAGGTGGTGTATAACCACTGGCCATTGCTCGTATTGGAAAAATATGGCTATGCCTATACAGGTGGTGCGCATGGCAACTGGGGTAGTACTTTTATAACGATTGACGCGGCGAAAAAGAAGGTATTAAAACCTGCGGATGTATTCAAGCCGGGCTACAAGGAAGCCTTCAGCCCTTTACTGGATAAGGCTTTCCGGGAAAAATATAGTATTGATGGGGATGAAGTACTGAGTCAGAGTTTACTGACCCCTACGATTGTACCCAATGATAATTTCATATTTACAGATAAGGGAGTTGCCTTCAGTTATGTGCCTTATGAGATAGGGCCGTATAGTTTGGGGCAGGTAACGCTTTATTTGCCTTTTACCGCTATCAGGCAGTGGATTAAATAATTAAGGCAGTATGCTAATGAAAAGGCCCGTTTCTACGCTGTAGAAACGGGCCTTTTTAATAATATGTATAAAGAAATTAGTGAACGAGGGTACCAACGTTTTTACCCATGATGACGTTCAGGAGGTTACCTGGTCTGTTCATGTCGAAAACGATGATTGGCAGTTTATTCTCCTGGCAAAGGGTGAAAGCTGTCATATCCATTACGTTCAGGCTTTTCTGGTAAACTTCAGAGAAGGTGATAGTTTCGTATCTGGTAGCGGTTTTATCTTTTTCAGGATCTGCGGTGTAGATACCATCTACACGTGTTCCTTTGAGGATAACATCTGCCTGAATTTCGATTGCGCGAAGGGAGGCAGCTGTATCAGTAGTAAAGTACGGGTTACCGGTACCGGCGCCGAAGATTACTACGCGACCTTTTTCCACGTGGCGGATGGCGCGGCGGCGGATGTAAGGTTCTGCGATTTGTTCCATTTTAATAGCCGATTGCAGGCGGGTGTAGAGCCCGATTTTCTCGAGGCCGCTTTGCATAGCCATTCCATTGATCACTGTGGCCAGCATTCCCATATAATCCCCCTGAGCTCTTTCGATACCGGTTTCGGCTTCGTTCATTCCACGATAGATGTTACCACCGCCGATTACGATAGCAACCTGTACACCGAGGTCGGTAACAGCTTTGATATCATAGGCATATTGTTGTATCACCTTTGGATCAATTCCATAATTTCCTTCCCCCATGAGGGCCTCACCGCTCAATTTGAGCAAAATTCGCTTATACTTTGGCAACATGACGCTTAAAGATATTGTAAGATTGTGATTTCCTTTTGTTACTACGGTATTCTAAGATACAACATAAACGCAGAAAATGCATTTCCCGAAATTTCGGTGGTGTTGAAAATTCATGCGCAAAAAAAAGGAGAGAAATTTTCATTCTCTCCTTTTTAAAGATATAATAGTATTAACCTAACGCGATACGCTTAAAGCTAGTCACTTTCAGGTCAGCATCTACTGATTTCAGGTAATCGCCAACAGATTTGTTGTTGTCTTTAACGAAAGCCTGGTTAACCAGGGTACTTTCTTTAAAGAATTTGTTCACTTTACCAACAGCGATTTTTTCAGCCATTTCAGCTGGTTTACCTTCTGCTTTCACTTGTTCAACAGCGATTTCTTTTTCGCGTGCGATCAGTTCAGCAGGAACGTTGTCAGCATCAACCGCGATTGGGTTCATTGCTGCGATCTGCATAGCGATATCTTTACCAACTTCTTCAGAAACGGTTTTAGAGAAAGCTACGAGTACGCCCATGCGGTAGTTACCGTGGATGTAAGCAGTAACGCCACCGCCAGTAACGAATTCAAATTTGTTCAGGGTGATTTTCTCACCGATTTTAGCAACCTGGTCGTTCACTCTGTCAGCAACGGTAGCGCCGTCGAGTTGAGCAGCGTTCAGGGCTTCAACAGTGGTGATATTGTTAGCCAGTGCCAGATCAACGATAGACTGAGCGAATTTCACGAAGTCTTCGTTTTTAGCAACGAAGTCGGTTTCGCAACCCAGACCTACGATAACGCCGGATTTACCATCTGCAGATGTTTTAGCGATGATAACACCTTCTTTGGTTTCGCGATCAGAACGCAGTGCAGCTACTTTCTGACCTTTTTTGCGCAGGTAGTCTACTGCCTGTTCAAAATCACCATCACTTTCTACCAGTGCTTTTCTGCAATCCATCATACCAGCACCAGTTTGCTGACGCAGTTTGTTTACATCAGCTGCTGTAATTGTT
This window of the Chitinophaga sp. Cy-1792 genome carries:
- a CDS encoding DUF4286 family protein — translated: MIIYNITVKVATSIHPEWMHWMRNEQIPAMLQTGLFHDYRMCRLLEQDDSEGPTYAIQYFTDTMENYNTFMAEYSGGLRQRGYDLFGDQFIAFGTVMKSV
- a CDS encoding HU family DNA-binding protein, producing the protein MNKAELIDKIAKDAGVTKTQANDALDSFTKAVADTLKKGGKVTLVGFGTFSVSKRAARNGRNPQTGQIIKIKAKKVAKFKAGKALSDKL
- a CDS encoding 30S ribosomal protein THX — translated: MGRGDVKTKRGKIFNSSFGKARPARTKKTAAPKAEKKA
- the pdxH gene encoding pyridoxamine 5'-phosphate oxidase; its protein translation is MLNQKIADLRKDYIMASLDEKDVAKHPLEQFGKWWKEATSGELDEPNAMTLATSTPDGLPSARIVLLKSFDEDGFLFFTNYESQKGQELALNHHVCLLFFWKELERQVRITGIVSKADKATSDAYYNSRPHGSKIGAIASPQSKVIANRGFLEQAVAKVEETFANREPERPDYWGGYVVKPSKIEFWQGRSSRLHDRILYVLEPDSSWLIERLAP
- a CDS encoding DUF3298 and DUF4163 domain-containing protein → MKRISLLLLLAGIVLFSCKQKPGSSQQDENAGIIPLVSAPYFYTLLKGTMGDKPVTMQLLKTTPSVYRGYYSFDTSGQPITIWGTGDSGYIKLYEENIDPENERFFSGMLDDSGHLTGVWHGNGTSYHFNFHTDFKDAVPLVVYYATDSAYMIPGNTKSPLGLASTSILWPAKDIQPELSAFLKQVITGSNIQDPKQFMKRTIDSFITSYSTAGGTVDTAELLDPSSAGSWTWTTENDMKVVYNHWPLLVLEKYGYAYTGGAHGNWGSTFITIDAAKKKVLKPADVFKPGYKEAFSPLLDKAFREKYSIDGDEVLSQSLLTPTIVPNDNFIFTDKGVAFSYVPYEIGPYSLGQVTLYLPFTAIRQWIK
- the pyrH gene encoding UMP kinase, with product MLPKYKRILLKLSGEALMGEGNYGIDPKVIQQYAYDIKAVTDLGVQVAIVIGGGNIYRGMNEAETGIERAQGDYMGMLATVINGMAMQSGLEKIGLYTRLQSAIKMEQIAEPYIRRRAIRHVEKGRVVIFGAGTGNPYFTTDTAASLRAIEIQADVILKGTRVDGIYTADPEKDKTATRYETITFSEVYQKSLNVMDMTAFTLCQENKLPIIVFDMNRPGNLLNVIMGKNVGTLVH
- the tsf gene encoding translation elongation factor Ts translates to MATITAADVNKLRQQTGAGMMDCRKALVESDGDFEQAVDYLRKKGQKVAALRSDRETKEGVIIAKTSADGKSGVIVGLGCETDFVAKNEDFVKFAQSIVDLALANNITTVEALNAAQLDGATVADRVNDQVAKIGEKITLNKFEFVTGGGVTAYIHGNYRMGVLVAFSKTVSEEVGKDIAMQIAAMNPIAVDADNVPAELIAREKEIAVEQVKAEGKPAEMAEKIAVGKVNKFFKESTLVNQAFVKDNNKSVGDYLKSVDADLKVTSFKRIALG